CGTTGCAATCTGCCAAACCCTCGCCATCGACTGCCAATAATGCTGGTGCGCCTTAATTAGTTGCTGTTCTTTAGCCCACGCAAAACGTCGAGTCGAGATCCCCGGCATGTGACGTTTGCTTTCTCGCAACCGAGCACGTGACTCGGAGGACGCAACCGGTTCCTACTAACACGCCAATAATGGAGGCAATTTGAGCGCACCGTCGTCGCGTCCTTGGGAACAGAGATCGTTATGGTCGAGTCGGAGGTACATGCGAACGCATAACTGGTTGTCGCCGTGCTCCGATACCGACCTACGAATCCCGCACGTGACGAAATCCCGAGCGAGAAGCGGTCGCTGTCGAATGAGAAGGTGACAACGAAGGCGACGCGGTGGTCCACCGCACACGTGACGAAAATATGGAGCGACGGATTGCCGTCGCACGTATCATAAAGCAGCGCCGATGGTCCCAAGACGGCGACGTTCCACGCACGTGACGAAAATGGAGCGACGGATTGCCGTCGCACGGATCATAAAGCGGCGCCGTGTGGGGTTTCCCCCTGCAGGTCCCCATCATCCTTCCCTTGTCATGTGGGCTCACGGAGATCATCTGGTCTTCCGATGCTCCAAGTGGAAACGCTCGATCGCCGCCAATCGAACGATCGATCGATCGGTCGATGTTGGTCATAGATTCGAGAAATGCATATCGTATTAAAATGATAGTACCGACAGAACATTCCTCCTATAAAAAAAATGCACGTCGATCTTATTCTCTTTTAAttcttattataaaaaaaaaaaaaaacttaaatgcattgggaaaaaaaaatcaaataaaaaagagaATCGATGGTGTTTTCGTTGTTCCAACAGTCGATCGATTTAATTAGTGAACCGTGCTGGTTCAAATGATATAATACGCATTTATAAAACAATTACATCACGTGACAATTACGCCTCCGTGAGCACAACCACATCGTGCTTCGGGACCGACGCGCCCCACGATTGCGGCTCCTCCGGTATATGCCATTGGCATATCCTTCCCCATCTAGAGATCACCCGCCCTTGTGGCCCCGGCGGGGATGTGGGAGAGAAGGGGGCGGGAAAGCTCCCAGCGGTGAGGCCGCAAGCGTATGCGGCGTGGCGGCACTGCACCAACGGGTACACAAGTTTCTGCTGGGATGGGAGTCCGTGGCTGCTCGCCACCCGTTCCTCGGCGGCTCTCCATTATTGTATCTGCATTTGTCGTTCTCGACATGGCACGTTCTCCTCCTCCCCCCCATCTACGTCTTGCCACCTCAAAGATTGCAATCATTGTACCAGACTTCTGCCATTCTTCCACCCACCCCTTCCTTGCGCCCTATGCTCGTTCATTATATTGCCAACTCCCTCCCTACCCTCCGTCTCACAGACGTAGCACACATACGACTGCATCGCAGCGCTGCAGACAGCGATGGAGGAGCTGCCCGTcatctccccctcctcctcctccccccccaCCCTCTCCTTCCACCAGCCGGCTTCCGCCACAGAGCTCCAGCGCCGGCTGCAGTGCCTCCTCCAAGCCCGCCCCGAGTGGTGGGCCTACGCCATCTTCTGGCGCGCCTCCCCCGACCAtcgcgtcctctccttcggcgacgGCCACTTCCGCGGCGCCCGCTGCCCCACCGACCGCCGGCCCCGTGGTTGCTACGCCGCCGATGAGGCCGGCGCCGATGCTGTCGATGATGCCGAGTGGTTCTACATCATGTCGCTCAGCCGGTCGTTCGTGGGGGGCGGGGCGATCCCCGCGCGGGTCTACGGCTCGCTGGAGCCCCTGTGGCTGACCGGCGCGCATGCCCTCCAGGCGTGCGGGTGCGACCGGAGCCGCGAGGCCCAGCTCCACGGGATCCAGACCCTGGCGTGCGTGCCTGTCCCCGGCGGCGTGCTTGAGCTCGGCTCCCCTGACCTCATCGGCGATAACTGGGTCCTGGTGCACCAGGCCAAGGCCGTCTTCTCCGAGGGTCCCAACGACGCATCCCCTACCGCCGGAGCCGCACTGGCGGCCGTCGCATTCCCTTCGCCTGCGGTGAGGAAGGAAGGCGCCGGCCTCTCGTCGTCGGTCGACTCGGAGCACTCGGACTCGGAGGGCGGTACGACCGTGGAGCGCCGCCGGCCCAAGAAGCGGGGGCGCAAGCCCGGGAGCGGCTCCCGCGACTGCACGTCGAACCACGTCGAAGCGGAGCGGCAGCGCCGCGAGAAGCTCAACCACCGCTTCTACGCGCTCCGCTCGGTGGTGCCCAACGTGTCGCGCATGGACAAGGCGTCGCTGCTGGCCGACGCCGTAACCTACATCGAGGACCTCAAGGCCAAGGTCGAGATCCTGGAGGCCGAAGCCAAGATGGCCAAGAAAGAGACCGCCGCGGACCAAGCCGCCACCTCCATCACCAACGCCGCCTCGGCGACGACCGGCAGCCCCCCGACCGCCGTGACGGTGGCGATCGAGATGGAGGTGAAGCTCCTCGGAAATGACGCGCTAATAAGGGTGCAGTCGGAGGACCAGAACCACCCACCGGCGAAGCTGATGTGCGCGCTGCGCGATCTGGAGCTCAGCGTGCACCACGCGAGCGTGTCGACCCTCAAGGACGTGGTGCTGCAGGACGTGGTGGTGAAGGTGCCGACCGAGCTGCAAGTGGAGGACACCCTCAGGGCTGCCCTCCTCGCCATCCTACACAAGAGCTGAGCTTCTAATCACACCACACCGTACTTAGTTCCTGTTAATAATCTGGGTGTATCATGTTTGGCCTCTCCCTGTCAGAATAAGCCATCGGCATCATCAATGCATCAACTTTCTTCCCCAAATGGCCGTTCGATTTCCTCCGTCTCACAACCTTAAAACAAGTAGAGAAGAAGGTTTCGGTTTTCCCCCAAAACAATTGGATTGAGCAGAGAAGGAAACACtatggcagaggaggaggaggaggaacaacAACCAGTGTTTGATAGAATATGTGGGTCAGACGGGCGTTGTCAGCGTCGGTACCACCGTGAAACCCAAATGGAAAATAAAGATAACATGCATGCCACCTTCGCGTCAACATTTTTGGAGGCCTCTCCGCTTAGGTTCGGTACGCCCTCATGCTGCGTAGCTCATCTCACACACAAAAAGAAGATTGCTTGTCGTGATGCAACATTTCTTTCTCTCACtcctactattattattattattattgtgtttTTTGGGGTGTGGGATGTCGAGAACACATAAAAAAGAACGGATGAGAAATGTTGAAAAGTCAGACCAATTACACTATAGCAGTCAGAATCAAACTATTCAATAATCATACACATAATTCATATAATCTAAAAAATTACAAGTATTTTCGATTTCTAAGGACAAGAAATATTTTATTGACGACACAAATATCATGTGTCAGATGGTTGGGAGGATTCAAATGTCATCCGTTctcgaaaaagaaaacataaACAATATAAACATCATGATGATGAGTTGCGTCAATCCGGTCAACGCAAACGGTGAGGCAGTGAGGTGGGATTCTTTCGACGCAGGCAGGACAACATCAATCAAAGCGGGCAGGTTGGATGCAGATTACTCATCCTTATGTGGAGGAGTGGCATTGAAGAGGGATGGTGGCGTGTCTCGAGTCCCTAACCAGAGGCTACCGGATGGTAGGTTTCCGGTGAGCTGCGTTCGGTGAGCGTAGTTAAGAGTGAGACAGGCGATCAAACCAGATTTGTGTTCTGATGCTTCGACGATTGGGTGGATTGATTTGGCACATTGCTTTGGACCCATCCGACCTGTGTGAATAGTTTTTTCATTAAAATGTATCGATCATCCTTGCGTTGTGACTGGTACACTTTGGCTTGCATATATTCAGAGATGATAGAAGACATGGGAGAAGACACCCATCATGTGAACTTTATCTTCTCCTTGCCGAGTCCAGCAAATCTGTGTGCAGAAACTACTAAATTGCTCTCGGTGGATCACATGACGACTGCAGGAAAACTAGTTGTTTGATACTCCTGTTCCTCATATCTTATAGGACAATGATTGATGGTGGGTCTGAGTAGGTCATCTacattattttgatataaaaataatttaaaatgacAAAAGAATTCAAGATGATTTGACCagaggaaaaaagaagaagagatagAGAGTGAGACGATGACACCTTTCTGAACATTAAATTAGATCCAAAGACCAAAGACAAGAAACAGTTTACTCCCAGTGTAAAATTATATTAGATCTCATGAAGATTTATTGTATTTTATTCTTCTATTGGAAATGCTAATTAGCCATCTCTCTCAGACTTGTGTTTTGGTTTCCTGCACCATCTCTTTCGACGGATGAAGATTATACTGTGCAGATTAATGCCATCATCCGTGGTTGCTTTCTGATGGTGTCACCCAAGGAAATTTGCCCCCACAGTTGAGGATGCGATTCCAAAACCATTGCAGGTGCTCCATCCCTTTCTCCGAGAGGTTTCCTCCACAGGCGAGAGGGATAACATGTCAACAGGCTTTCGCGACGCATTCAGACCACCTTATGTCTTCTCCTTGCATGCACATCCCACACTCGGATGGTTCTCCCACCGATAATGAACGATCATttactgatgatcttgtagagagATCCTCCAGTTTATTGACGTAGCACGGTCCTACCCAATTGGTGGCCTGCATCAAATTGCTACACGTACGTGTGTGCTTCCTGCTGCCTCGTTATTCTCGCGTACACGGATGAACGCAGCAGGCCTTCTTCCGCTCGTTTTATTGCGACGATGGAGCAGCAGGACATGGCAGCAGACACAGTGGTTGGCGAATCGAATGAGGTGGACCATCCATCGAAGTGAGATAGATGGCTACGCCCACAGGCAGCGAGAGGTGGCTGTTACTTGCATGCGTCTCTGTCACCGTCCTCCTCCTGGCCCACGCGAACATGACCTCCACCGGCTTCTGTGTACCTTTCAGTCGTCTTCTTGCTGGTTCCACTTTCGCTGTTTTAGGGTATGGGAAATTTCCACTAGGATCATAGGGAAAACAGTGCATGTTCTTGACATGAAACATTCTCATGTCATGACAAGAGCTTATTGTCACGAACACGAGAAGACAGACCTAAAGAGATTTCTCTGATTCCATACCTCTTTTCTGTATCCACAAAAAACAAGCTAAATCGTTTCCTATATAAGAATAATTAAATACATGAAACAAGACTCTCTTTTCAGAGAATAAACTACGTGTGATTCGACGTCAATTCATTCTAGAAACTTGAGTTTCGATACGTTGACTGTGGGTCAAACCTACTATCTATATTCATCATTAACTCCTTCAATAAAAGTCTCCGCTCTTACTTGACTTGGTATTATATTTCCCGGCAACTTCAACATCAACCCATCTTTCTAGATTCACGAGGCTCTTCAGGGAAGTAGTACAACGAGTCCCTCCAAAACTGTTCATCTCAGCCTTATCTCCCATCTTCATCGATTCTAATGCTTTTTGCTATTCGAAGTAAGGAGATGATTGAATCGTCACTGAGGCAATAAGACAAGACATCTTGGAATTTGGAATTCAAGGGCATGACGGGTTCCCGAATGAAGCTCGAGATTAAGGCCGGTGAGACTTGCGTGAAGGATTCCAAGTTCTCAGGTCACCCTCAAGAAAATTCAGATTCGTGTTGTTTTAAtcatattttcttgagattttttttgaagAAAAAGTAAATATAAAGATATTTAATGGCCGGTCATATATGTAATATAATAATCATCCACCAACCCTCGGTCACTAACGTCAGTGTGGGGGCGTACCATAACGTCTGCATGTCATGGCGAATCGGTAGGATGCTCCGTAGGAGGCGACGTGTGGAGACAGAAGGCGGTCTCGTGTGGAACGAGACGGGCTGTTGCGTGCTTTGACCATCGTGCAAACCATGCACGTTGAGACGTGGCAAGCGTCGTACTgacgagacagagacagagacggAGACAGAGACTGAGACGGACAGGTCAGGACCGCTTCATCACCGTCACCTTCGTCTCCACGTGATTCGTGCCACTTTGTCGTGTCCACGTCGTCGACCTTTCGACCGGACGAAGGGTCACATTAATTAACAATGGATTAAGTTAGATTTCTATTCACCAACTAATTAAGACTCGTTAATTATTAATAAATAGATTCGATACGTCACCATCTaatcaatatttaattattattattattattattattattatttactttatcttatttatgttaaaaaaaaatatcaacgaGCATAACCGATAAAAACTTTTTATTCTGTTGTTTTCATTATCCATCtttttctaaaataaaataaaaaatcttcttATCTAAAATAAAATTCTTTTCTGGAACATTAAGATCTTAAAAAATTTTACTCTTAATATTTCGAGAGTACCTTTAGATTTCTTACGAAATAATTTGATGAACACTCCCAAAGATACATCAGAtacttataaattaattaatttataatatctaaaattattttcttcgtaCAAAAGTCTTTCTATATTTAAATTCTTTTTTCTTCAATCAATCTCTCGTTCTACTAATTCAAAAATAatcacaacatatatatatatatatatacatatatatatattttttaaaaactttaaatacgacctgtatctatatatatatatatatatatatatataaacataagaCGATGGACTTCGATAGTTCAGATAGAAGATGTAATTACAATAGTGACAAGATTGACCGCACAACACCAAAGCCCAAATGAGACCAAAATTGGCTTACatcaattttgtttatttattttgtttcatttattatcTTACTTATTAATCTCTTTTTCAAGCACTTTTATTGAAcaaaaattcaaatatatgccatttatatttttgtatataatataaaaattatatataatattaaatattatcaagTTTATGATCCGACCGTTCATCACCGGTTCGACTGCCAATCCAATGGCCAAACACTTGATTGGGTTCATATCTACCACGGAACTATGCGTCGTCAAAACAGATGCGGCGCTGTGCGATCATCATCGCGTCGAGGAAAGATCGGCACCGTcggattggagagagagagagagagagagagagaaagggtccCATTTCGCGTCCGTCGAGCGCACACAAGTGCACCTTCGTCTCGTCCCCTCGGCCGTCCGCGACATGGGAGTGGTGATCGAGAGCGATCGATGGGAGCCGAAGCCCTCCGCCTTCATCGTTCTCTCCGCCGCCTGCTTCGCTTCCGTCTTTCTGCGCCCTTACTTCTCCAAGAGCAACGCCGCCAGGGGATCCGGGGCGTCTTCTCTGCTCGATCTCGGCCCTACGGCCCCTTTTCTTCGCTTCCAGAGGGGCTTCTTGCTGCTCTACTCGCTGGCTTCCGGTCCTTGATCCTTCCTTCCCCGTcatttcttgttttatgaataCGATTAGGGTTTTCGTGGTTTCTTTGCTTTTCGGTAGCGGGTTCTTGGATTGGCATCCACAGTTTTGGATCTTGATATGGATTCATCGATTTGCAGTAATGGACGGCCTTGAATCGATGTTTGGTGAGTATGAGTTCGCACTATACGGAATCAGCCGTGAGCAGATGACATGCTATCTCTCCATAGGAGCTGTGGTTGCTCTCGTTTTTGGTACTTTCTCCGGCGTTCTTTTTGATATGGTGTAAGTTctcatttttctctttctatttctctAGTAGTCCGTCTCAAGTTAACGATTGTTATTCGGAGGATAAATATTTAGCTTCGTCTGGGAATCAAATCGACTCGATGGCTGAAAAGGTGAAATTGAACACGAATTAGGTTCTTACAGAGGGCAGGACTTGGTCTGACTAGGCTTTAGGTCTGGTATGATGGTGGAATGCTTGATACGCCTTGGTATAGTTGGTACGACAATTCTTGGTTGTAGGTGACTTCAACTGCAGAAGAAGTGAAATTATGATCCTTCCATAGCTATTGTATGTTACACTCGGCAACTATTTGATGAATTCATGTTAATGCAGAATGCCTCCTAGCGAGGAGTGTGTACCTGCAACACTTGTAATCCTTAGACTCTAGAATATGAATCGGACTCAGTAGATTGAGATTTGAAAGTAATGGACTTTGAtgaaagatgaattaaatcaagaagagaaCCCACTTAAGTTCATCGACAAATGAACCTCTGTAGTTGCAGGCTCTATGGTGAGAAGTTTTTTGAGAAGAAACTTACAGAATAGGTTATCTATAGTGTGTATATTCATGGTTTAATTTATAGGATCAATGTAGAGATTATTTGGAAAAGAAAAGATACTTGCCATAGGATAGCTCTCTACTTTTGGGCTTAAAAGAATCTTTAAATAAATGTGTTGATTTAGTTAGCTGGTCTGTAACTATTACTAGGAAAAAAGTAATGatatcatgttttttttcttctttgatttAGTTAGCTGGTTTGTTACTATTACTAGCAACTATTACTAGGAAAATgttaaattactttttttttacattttaaagTCATAATGTTTCTTGTAATTTACATATCTTATTAATCACCACAAAGGGTTTAATTGCTAAAGTTCAACTTCTTCCCACGCCACTAATGATTTTAGAGCTCTTGCCATGTTTTGGTTTTAAGATTTGTCTCTCCTTAAGATCAGTTCTCTAGGTTTCTGCATCAGTCCTTGATCCATTTTGTAGATTACTGATGGCTACAATTGTTCTGTATTTAGAAAATATTAGGTGGTTCTCAAATCATTTATAATCATGCATCATGAGGCATCAATCTAGACATGCCAGTGTGTTGGTCATATGACTTGTACACAGTGAATTAAAAAATGTTAgacgccaaggtcccaaaatgctCGAGGCATTAGGTGATCAcctgagcgaagcgagacgcattgaaatattaaaataataaaatatatagtacaattgataaatatgattatataaataaaaatatgatattaaattaaaagatCTAAAGTACAAAGTCACATTATTCATTgtctaataacaaaaatgtcaaaagactcaaaacaataaagttttacaaCAAATTCAATTATTATCATAATCAACATCGTCATTctcaaacatatcatcatcattctcttcctctcttccatCTTCATCGAAATAGGTTTTCTCCTCTTCGACAATGACAGAAGATAAATTTgaggcttttgcactcatttttgcatTCGTTATGTATctcgtatatgtttgtaattctccaacacCTGAGGATCTTACCACATCAGTCCTTGATCCATTTTGTAGATTACTGATG
The window above is part of the Musa acuminata AAA Group cultivar baxijiao chromosome BXJ1-1, Cavendish_Baxijiao_AAA, whole genome shotgun sequence genome. Proteins encoded here:
- the LOC135603043 gene encoding transcription factor MYC2-like, whose amino-acid sequence is MEELPVISPSSSSPPTLSFHQPASATELQRRLQCLLQARPEWWAYAIFWRASPDHRVLSFGDGHFRGARCPTDRRPRGCYAADEAGADAVDDAEWFYIMSLSRSFVGGGAIPARVYGSLEPLWLTGAHALQACGCDRSREAQLHGIQTLACVPVPGGVLELGSPDLIGDNWVLVHQAKAVFSEGPNDASPTAGAALAAVAFPSPAVRKEGAGLSSSVDSEHSDSEGGTTVERRRPKKRGRKPGSGSRDCTSNHVEAERQRREKLNHRFYALRSVVPNVSRMDKASLLADAVTYIEDLKAKVEILEAEAKMAKKETAADQAATSITNAASATTGSPPTAVTVAIEMEVKLLGNDALIRVQSEDQNHPPAKLMCALRDLELSVHHASVSTLKDVVLQDVVVKVPTELQVEDTLRAALLAILHKS